Within the Eucalyptus grandis isolate ANBG69807.140 chromosome 1, ASM1654582v1, whole genome shotgun sequence genome, the region CTTTTGCAAAAGGAGTTGGGCTCGTTGGTCGGGCCCAACCCACAATTGAGTAAAGGCCCGACCAACCATGGTTGGGCTTGGCCCATTCGAGCGAGCTAACCGGCCTGCCCCCAGTCGAGTCAGACCCATGTCGGGTTAGACCGAACTCAACCCGAACCTAGGTCTGGTTAGACCGGACCGAACCTAGCCCAGCctaaaaaaaatccgaaaagatatatatttaaaaaattgaaaatctaaaaaatgcaGGGTTTGATTGGGAATTGCCATGTCTTAcattcttagtgtaattaggcatttatttgctcgtatattgattatatcgcatatttaattttcatatttaattacGTTTGCAAATGTTTAATTGCATATGCTCAATGTTACTACAATTAAGATATTGGTAGTTATAATTactattttaatgattgcgcacccgcataatcacttcacatgttagtggataagtataaaatcaatccaaactacctgacaaaaatattttattttaaaatgaacaaaattaggtaccgaaagggtgctaattggttaattaatgtaattaagtcccgaccctagattctctagttgtgtaggaagtgaggtttactcccatacctcacttggtttttagCCAACCCCAgtaggctagtggcaactcctcaTTGCGAAATTTTTAAGAATACTCCAATGTTGCAcgagatatgggcttgggagagcccataCCTAATCATGGCCCATAGGCCCGTCTTTTAGGCAACTCTCCTAAATctattctctctccctcgagGGGTAGGTCGTAACAATGTTATATTGTTGACTGTGCTAGATAGGATAGTTGGCAATGACTGAGCCATCACATAAACAATTTCGTGTGACAATTGATCGGAAGAACTATAATTATTTTATGCAAAAGTTTAGGGCTATAGTGGATCCATCTATAAATTTAAGATCATattgttcaatgtagtccttaaatttttaaacatttttatatggTCTAGAGAATATATTGAACATTACTAATAGTTCAAagaccacattaaacaaattaaaagtctaagaATGATATTGCAAATTAAGCCAAATTGATAGTTCACATagtagaaattaaaaattcagagatgatattgcacattaaatcaaaatttattaatcattTATTCTATTATCCCATATTGGCTTACATGGGTTGCTTTTATTGAGTGTAAACTAGGTTCCATCACCTATAATTCTTGTATTAGGATTGGCCCTTTCGACCCCTTTAGCTACATCATACATTACATCTACAACAGTAAATACTTTTTGAAACATTGGGCCCATCCAATTATCCTACCGGCTTGCTCGACAATAAATTCTCCGGCACATCGTCAAATTCCTTATGGTGACAACAAAAAACTCGGGGAAGAAGAAAGTGGTAGAACTGCTCGTCCTTTTCTCAACATGGACCAAGCAATTCGGAAGGACGAAGAGGGCAACGAAATACGAGAGTATAAGACAAAGTCACGTTTAAGtttattaagaaaagaaatttattgaccaaaataataatgaaataaaataaatctgaaAGAGCCGActaaaaaaatacatattttttgaaaaagaacgTGACCTCTTATAATTACATTTTTGGACTAGGTGCCTCCATAGATGGATCAATCCATGAGGATCCATGCCCTATAGATTATCCCTACTTGATCATATACCTACTTGATCATAtagatgtctaaaacatttgtCCCAACTTACTAATGataatgacgatgatgatgataggcAAAAAATTGGATTCAATCTACATCCCTAAATTTTGGATATCCTAGTCAAACAAACCAAATGAAGATGAAATATTTAGTGATAAGCTCGTCTTTAATGCATAGCACATGCTATTCAAACCTTTTTACTTGACGGAATCTCATGGCTGTACCTTACTGTCCCCATCCATGTGCATATCGGCAAGGAGTTCTACACAAGACGACAGACATAGCCTCAAAAGAAGACGCGATTTTGCATACTTAATTTCTCGCGCCTAAACCAAATGCTTAATTACTAAGCTAACATCAAGTTATGTTATAGGCTTAGTCTACACGGTCTATATTCTATAGATTATGGAAAAAATTTCCCTCAGAGAGATAAGGCTTCGAGGATCGAAATCTTCAGCTTTGGTTGGGAAGCAGTCTGTCATTGCATTCCCTAATTGAGTTAAATGGTTCTGCTATTCcatgttaaaaagaaaagatttttttgttctattatATGTCTGAAGAGTTGGTAAGTATCAAAAAGCTATGACCGGCAACCTAAAGATCAGATTCATAATCTACAGAAAGATTGCCCAGTCTTAATTTAATAATGGAAACAGTGAACGATATCTGTATATTTGATTCCGCATGCGTGTAAAAACACATGCGCTCTAAATGATTGCTTCGATTCCCAGTGGAGCTGgtcaaaaaattattggttaccGACAAATAATCCCTGCGATTAGTGGGGCTGGTCAAGAAATTATTGGATGACAGATAATCCCGGCAATTAGTGGGGATGGTCAGGTAATTAATTTAGGTTCAGTGTCTGAAGAAACCAGCATGAAATCTCGGAATGAAAACCATTTTCACACATAATCTCTCTCATCTCAGTGTTTCGTAACTCTACATTTCTTTAATGGAcaagtgcattaaaaattctaaaatttgtcatgaaagtgcaatgaAATCctataactttcaaaaagtacatttAAGTAATAAAACTTATAacaaagtgtaattgagttctaaaatttccaaaaagtgcaatcaagttttaaaacttatcatagtggtccaattgaagtccttccaaagattgcattttttcaaaattttaaaactcaattgcacttttgtgataagttttagactTTATTAAAACTCGATTaaactttcatgataaattttgaaacttgatatatactttttgaaagttttaagactattgtattttcgtgataagttttataattttCGATACACTTATCCCTTTCTTTAAGTACATAAGAAAACACGAACTTTAACTAACCAAATTGTATTTAGTAAGGATCTATTTGTTTCATGGGAAACTtaagttttgaaaaatatttttccaaaaatgatggTTTATgtcaattataaaaaatttgaacaaaaatattttcatagtcCATGAAAAAAAcatgtatataaattattgtcaataataaaaatatttataattaattaattatattaagtgacataatcaattattttgataaaattatttctcaaatcGTTCATGTTTTGCGAAAGAGGTGAAAGATTGTTCACACATTTCATTAAATAACATGTAGATGTCATGCGCTAAAATTCACACTAGCATGtggtttgtttttattttatctcaGATATAATCTATAGTGGAACACGTGGCATCCCAATAAaaccattttattattttaacttCCCACAAACTAAGCGAATTTCTTATTTATGGGTAATGTCGTTCTATAATAGATAAGATCCAAGTGACAAGAACTAGAACACCACTCCCGTCCCCCTCTATCCTTCCATCCATGGCCTCTCAAACCCACCGCCAACACTTCCTTCTCTTCCCCCTCATGGCTCAAGGCCACTTGATCCCCATGATCGACGTCGCGCACTTGTTAGCCCAACGAGGACTCATAGTGACCCTGATCATGACCCCAGGATTCGCTGCTCGTTTCAAGCCCGTCCTGGATCGCTCCCTGAGCTCCGGCCTCCAGATCCACCTTGTGGAGCTAGAGTTGCCATATGAAGCCGCGGGAATACCTGAAGACTATCGCCACCACCTCGTTGACACGCTACCTTCTCCAGACTTGATTTTCAAGATGTTCAATGCCATCGAAATGCTTCAACCAAAAGTCGAGCAGCTCTTCCATGACCTGAACCCTAGGCCGAGCTGCATAATATCCGACATGTGTGTGTGCTACACCCTCGACATCGCCCGGAAGTTTAATGTCCCGAGAGTTGTGTTTTACTGCACAAGTTGCCTTTGCCTCCTGTGCTTGCACTGCTTTAGAAGTCTCAAGAATGACAGTGACGAAGTCGATATCACTAAAAGTTCTGGTGGGAAGTTTGTTCTCCCAGGCTTGCCAGATCGGCTCGAGTACACCAAAGGGCAGCTCCCAACGGTTTCAGCTCATCCAGGGTTGGCAGGGTTCTTTGAGAAGTGTACGGGGGCAGAGTTGGCTTCTTATGGAGTGGTCGTGAATAGCTTTGAGGAACTCGAACCGGCATATGCTGAAGAGTACAAGAAGGTGAGAGGATATAAAAGGGTGTGGTGCATTGGACCTGTTTATTTGTGCAATAAGGACCATCTCGATCTGGCTCAGAGGGGTAACGAGGCTGCAGTTGACTCGAAGAATTGCTTGGAATGGCTTGACAAGCAGGTAATGATGGAatgcaaaacaaagaaaaataaaatattctcttaTTTTCTAGCTATTTCTCATTCGTTTCCTTCGTTCATTAGAGTTTTGACAGTATGAAGGGGGAAAAACACTCAATAATTATTTGCACTATCTTCTTGACGGAAAAATGATGTATTGATATAAACGAATAAATAAACACATTAGAAATAAGATTTCTGTAACTTGTTATATCCTaggaaagataaatttaaaattccATATCAGCTTTATGGTGTAGAGTACAAAGTAATAGTCGGACGTACAAAGCAAATCCTAAAGCAGAATATAACTCAAGCATCATCCGAAGAGCAACATAAAACTGGTTGAAAACCAAACTAATATGGACTACCCAAGGCGTAAGAATCAACTACGTCTCAGCCTCCTATGCTTTTGCTCCGGTACTTTCACGTTACTAATAGAAAGTCCTTTGGGCAATATGAAGTAAGTCGGAACTTTATATACTAATCCAACAACTAATGTCTGTAAGTTTTTGAACCAGCGGATTTTTAAGAGTTTGTCACATGACTTTCTAAATTACTTGTTGTATCACTAGCATTGTTAATTCAATATAACTTATAAGGTCAAAGCAGATGAATCGAGTGAAGAACATAGGAAGCTCATGAATGAATGGGATTGATTCCATGCAGGAGCCCAGCTCTGTGGTCTATGCTTGCCTAGGAACCTTGTGCAACCTAACCCCTCCCAAGCTGAAAGAGCTTGCCTTGGGGCTCGAAGACTCAAAGCGACCATTCGTTTGGGTCATCCGAGGAAGCCAGCTTCAAGAGCTCGAGCGGTGGATCTCAGAGGACAAGTACGAGAAGCGGATCGAAGGACGAGGATTCCTGGTCAGGGGCTGGGCCCCCCAGGCGCTCATCCTGTCGCACCGTTCGATCGGTGGGTTCCTGACCCACGGCGGGTGGAACTCCACGCTGGAGGGCATCAGCGCAGGGGTCCCGCTGCTGGTATGGCCCATGTTCGGGGACCAGTTCTGCAACGAGAGGCTAGTGGTGGATGTGGCAGGGGCCGGGGTGGGCCTTGGGGCTGAGGATCCGGCGGGGTCAGGCGCAGGGGAAGCGGTGGTGAGGGTGACGAAGGAGGACGTGAAGCAGGGCGTGGAGGAGTTGATGGGCGATGGGAATGAAGGAAGGGAGAGGAGGGGGAGAGTCAAGGAGCTCGCGGAGAAGGCGAAGAAGGCAATGGGGGTAGGAGGGAGCTCAAGTCAGAACTTGGCTTGCCTTGTCCAAGAGATTTTGCAGTTGCAGCAGGATGTGAGAAATGGGTTTGGTAAGTAATTTGCAATACCATAAGTGATCGGGCGACAGATAAGTTCATCAAACAGTCTCAAAGATAAgcgtattttgaaaaagattttctttacATTTGGCAAAAGATATATAGATATGCATCCCCATAATATCATGTAAGatctattttgttatttgatgaTTGTCATCTCGATCATTCCATGGAAGGAGCACCTTTGTCATATTCAATTTGTGTCCCATCTGCGCCTTATGAGTTACATTTGTATCTTTAATCTAAATGTATGGCCGGTCATTGTTTCGAATATACGCGATGAGGTCAAGAGACTTAATATAGCTACAACGGGCTGCGCCAATAAATAATACGAGACAACATGCGAATTTGTTGTGAATTTATAGCCGGTCCTCCAATCCCATATCGTTGAATAATGTTATTTTTAGCCTGAGAAAGCATTCGATCATCCACCCATGAAACTGATTCCAAAAGGGGGTTTGTACGTACACCATAATTTTGCCATTAGGAAAAATCAagttaaattagttttcatgACGGTCAAACGATCGAACGCCGGCTacatttttttatgaaggaaCTAGGAGGTTGCTTTctgggttttaatttttttttttaacttccttTCGTTtcctcgtttttttttctttttttttttttcatggctTAATTTAGATTATAGGATATTGAAAAGCGCGAGAAGCACCAATTTCAATCAGAACCAGTAAGTGAAatttctcgaaaaaaaaagtaaattaaatgtcaaaatttagattCCGCAAGTAAATGAATGTTGTTACTAACTAAGGCTCTATTCGTCTAATGAAAaacatttcctcattttccagcATTTGATTCATTTCGGAAAAGA harbors:
- the LOC104438959 gene encoding UDP-glycosyltransferase 73C5; translated protein: MASQTHRQHFLLFPLMAQGHLIPMIDVAHLLAQRGLIVTLIMTPGFAARFKPVLDRSLSSGLQIHLVELELPYEAAGIPEDYRHHLVDTLPSPDLIFKMFNAIEMLQPKVEQLFHDLNPRPSCIISDMCVCYTLDIARKFNVPRVVFYCTSCLCLLCLHCFRSLKNDSDEVDITKSSGGKFVLPGLPDRLEYTKGQLPTVSAHPGLAGFFEKCTGAELASYGVVVNSFEELEPAYAEEYKKVRGYKRVWCIGPVYLCNKDHLDLAQRGNEAAVDSKNCLEWLDKQEPSSVVYACLGTLCNLTPPKLKELALGLEDSKRPFVWVIRGSQLQELERWISEDKYEKRIEGRGFLVRGWAPQALILSHRSIGGFLTHGGWNSTLEGISAGVPLLVWPMFGDQFCNERLVVDVAGAGVGLGAEDPAGSGAGEAVVRVTKEDVKQGVEELMGDGNEGRERRGRVKELAEKAKKAMGVGGSSSQNLACLVQEILQLQQDVRNGFGK